The following DNA comes from Peribacillus sp. FSL E2-0218.
AAGGAAGACAGCCAAGCGGAATTCACTAACCATTTGCAAGCTATCGTACAAGCTGGATTCCTTATGGAGGATGGAACGGCCGACAGGAATAAATTCACGCAAATCGTCAATGAGCGGAATTTCAACCGGGTCAAAGCCCTATTTGATGATGCGATCGAACAAGGCGCCGAAGTCGTCTTTGGCGGCCAGTTCGACCTAAGCGACCGCACGATAGCACCGACGGTGTTGAAGAATGTCACTCATGATATGAAGATCATGCAAGAGGAAATCTTCGCCCCGATCCTCCCGTTGCTGACCTATGAAGAGCTGGATGAAGTCATCGATTCCATTAATGAAAGCGACAAGCCTTTGGCTTTATATGTTTTCAGCTCTAATCAGGAGGTCATCGATGAAGTCCTGACTCACACGACTTCCGGTAACGCTTCCGTCAATGACGTAGTCGTTCATTTCACCGATTACAATCTCCCATTCGGCGGTGTGAATACGAGCGGGATCGGATCATATCATGGCATATACGGCTTCAAGGCCTTCTCACATGAAAAAGGAGTCTTCGTTCAAGCAAAATAACCATTGGCATAAGGAAAACCCGGTACAAGTAACTTTTTGCCGGGTTTTTTAGCTATTGAATGATTTGCACATTCTCATATAAATAGACTTCTTTCGGGGCCTTTATTTTCTCCGCATCCTTTAAATTGATCACTGGCACGGATTCCCCTTTGTAGCTTCCTTTTTTTAATGTACCTGTAATGGTGTACCAATCATTCGTCTTCATTCCGCTCACATGTCCGTTGACCATATATCCATACAACGTCGCATCGACCACACAGCAGGACATGGCGAGGCGGGATATCGCCACTTGTTTTTTAGTAAAACTATTTTCGCGATATACAAACCCCGAAAGCTCAATTTCTTTCCCTTCAATCGTATCGAGGTTGTTGAGAAGATCATCAAGCACTTCAAAATAATTTTCATCCGTGACCGTAATTTTCTCCTGATTCACATGCTTTCCTGCATCATTCGAGCTTTTCTTCTGCGTTTGCTGCTGGGCCATCCCCCTTTTTGCCAGCACTTCCCCGCTTAATGTGAAATCCGTCAAGATAAAGCCGAGAAGAATCGGGATGAAAAACAAGCTATATTTCAAGACCAAAACGGACGAAGAGGATTCTCCGTGCGAATGGCAATCACAATGATTTCGGACCTGTTTTTGTTTTTTCAGCCGAAGAAGGCTGACCACAAAAAAAGCAAGAAGCGCCGCCAATGCATAGGGAACCATCTTCGGTGCAATCAATTTCGTCAAATGACCCGACACATACAATTTAAAAATCATCAAACCCAATCCCAGCAGCAGCAACCCTTCAAGTTTTTGGATGAAAAAAGCTTTCATCAAAGCCCTCCCTTACTGATCCATGCACCTGCGATGAGGCAAAGGCTGAAGACGACGGCGAAAACAAGCAAAACATATGTGAAGACGAAGCTCCGTTTAAAACACGACATCATGATCAGGACATTTTTCAAATCAAGCATCGGACCGAAGACAAGGAAACCGAGGATGGAGCCAGGCAGGAAACTATGGGAAAAGGATGCGGCAACGAAGGCATCTGCGGATGAGCAGAGTGAGAGAACGAAGGCAATCCCCATCATCAGCGCCGTGCCTTTAATCGGGGCCTGTCCGATACCTGCCAAGATGGTCCGATCCATGAGCACTTGGAATACACTGGCAAACAAGGCTCCCATGATGAAGTATCTTCCTACCATGAAAAATTCCTGTGAAGTATGTTCGATGAAGCTTGTCCATTTACTCGGCGGAAAATCGTGTACATGCTCGTGGGCTGCTTGCGGCTTCTCCTCCTTCACCACATCTTTCCTGCTGAAGATATAAATGAATGATCCGACGATAAAGGCCGTCAGGACACAGAGTATGATTCTCCCGTATAAAATGGAAGGATCATTTTGGAACGCATAATAGGTCGAGCCGAAAACGATGACATTCAATATCGGGGCGGTTACAAGCAGGACAACGCCAGCATGGACCGGAACGCCCTTTTGAATCAATCTCCTTACGACCGGGATGATCGCACATTCGCACACCGGAATGACCAGAGCCGCCGCTATCGCAGCAAAAATGGCTAACAATGCGCTTTTTGGGATCATTCGCTGGATGATTTCTTCACTGATGAACAACTGGATGAAAGAAGAGGCAATGGCACCGAGGAAAAGGAATGGAATCGATTCTAAAAACAACCCCAAAAATACGACAAGCACGGAATGCAGCAGCGGATATCCGGAAAAATCGATTGCTTTTGGAATAAACACATCGCCTAGAAAAAAGAATGCTAGCATCAAAAACAAGAGAATCACTAACAGGAAGTTGCCTGTGTATCGTTTCAAAAGCATATTCACACCTCACAAATCATAATTGTTACGATTTAACCTTTATTTCGGTCTATTATATGCCCTCGCTTCGTTTGACATGACAAGAAATGAAACGAGCAGTCGTTGTGGGCCATTTTAGGAATCACACAATCTGTTGAATGAAGTGAAACAAAACACTATTTTTATGATAAACTACAAATAATATACCGTTCCTTATTTTTTCCCTCAAATGCTCTCATTACAATCATAAGGCTAAGATTTCTGCATAGGAATGAAAGGGTATTCAACGTAACCCGAAGTAAATCTGGCTTCACAACTGTATGCCTTCCTCAAGCATGATAGACGTTTTTCAAATCCTGAAACTGCATCCTTACTCAAATGGTAACACCCATAGAAATTTCTCGATGATCATGAATCCATTACAAGATTGGTTTACCGCATTTCATTATCGGTTCGCGGACGTATAAGTATCGATTTTTTCATCGTGAATGATCCACCCAACCTTTTTTCTATAGCCTCGAATCAACTATAACAAAAAGCCGGTGACGCTTATCCAGGGGTGTCACAAAAGGGGGTTCTCATGAATTTTATCGAGTATGATTTATTATTCGAATCAAGAAACCAATTAATCGGGGAAATTTCGGACTTGGATGAAAAAGCGCTGCACCATCGTCCGGCACCCGGCGTATGGAGCATCGCCCAGATATGCCATCATCTGTATCTGACGGAGCAAGTATTTACAGATGTGATCGCCAATGGCATCCGGGAAAGGGACTTCACCAATATCATTCAAAAAAACATATACTTGGTATCCGATCGAACAAAAAAATTCGCTTCCCCTGCCAGCCTTTCACCTTCTTCCAATCCGTTTCAGTTAACGAACATCATGGATTTACTGGCTGAATCCAGGGATCGGTTATTTCAAGTTCTTTATGAAATGGATGAAGATACGAGTTTAAGTAAAAAGAAAGCCAAGCATCCCCTATTCGGGGACCTCTCTCTCGATCAATGGATCGAATTATTGTCCCTTCATGAACAAAGGCATACGAAACAGATACAAGAGATTAAGCACTCCCTCCTTTAAAAAAAGATTCAATCACTATGAAGCCAGGCCCCCAGCTCTAATGGTGGCCTGGTTTTTTCATGTTCGGCAACACGGATCATCCCCTCCATTGGAAAATTAAATCAAAGGGAAACCATTAAAAATTTTGACTTACTGCCAAAAATGATGTACATTACCTATTGGGCGAACAATTTTAATATTAAACAATAAAAATATTCGTATATAGAGGTGCATACCATGGAAAACGTATTTGATTATGAAGATATTCAATTAATTCCTGCAAAATGTGTAGTAAACAGCCGTTCTGAGTGTGATACATCCGTTACCTTGGGCAAGCATACATTCAAGTTACCTGTCGTACCAGCCAATATGCAAACGATCATTGATGAAAAGATTGCCACGTACCTGGCTGAAAACGGTTACTTTTATGTCATGCATCGCTTCGAACCTGAAAAACGTGTAACATTCATTCAAGATATGCATGCACGCGAATTGATCGCATCCATCAGTGTCGGCGTTAAAGATGAAGAATATGGATTCATCGAGCAATTGGCGGCAGACAACATCGTACCCGAATTCATTACGATCGATATTGCACACGGACACTCCAATGCCGTGATCAAAATGATTCAACATATTAAAAAACACTTACCTGAAAGCTTTGTCATTGCAGGGAATGTGGGAACGCCGGAAGCAGTAAGGGAGTTGGAACATGCCGGTGCCGACGCGACAAAGGTGGGCATCGGTCCAGGGAAGGTATGCATCACGAAAATCAAAACTGGATTCGGAACTGGAGGCTGGCAATTGGCTGCGCTTCGCTGGTGTGCAAAAGCGGCAAGCAAACCGATCATCGCCGACGGCGGCATCCGCACGAACGGGGATATAGCCAAATCAGTTAGATTCGGAGCTTCCATGGTCATGATCGGCTCATTATTCGCTGGACATGAAGAATCTCCAGGGGAAACGATCGAGAAAGATGGCAAGGCCTTTAAAGAATATTTTGGTTCGGCTTCCGAATTCCAAAAAGGTGAAAAGAAAAACGTAGAAGGCAAAAAAATGTTTGTCGAGCACAAAGGATCTTTGGAAGATACACTGAAAGAAATGGAACAAGATCTTCAGTCTTCGATTTCTTATGCTGGCGGAAACAAGCTGGAAGCCATACGCAATGTTGATTATGTAGTCGTTAAGAATTCGATCTTTAACGGTGACAAAGTTTATTAAGAAGAAACGTAAAAAAGAACGGCCCAATCAATGGATTAGGCCGTTTTTTTATCATTATATCTTTTTAACAAATTGGGATTTCAATTTCATTGCCCCAAAACCATCGATTTTGCAATCAATATCATGATCTCCATCAACTAAACGGATGCTCTTGACTTTTGTACCCATTTTTAAGACGGATGAGCTTCCCTTCACTTTAAGGTCTTTAATGACGGTAACGGTATCCCCATCATTCAAGGCATTTCCATTCGCATCCTTGATCGTCCTTTGGTCACCATTATCGGTTTCCGCTTCTGCCGTCCACTCATGGGCGCACTCCGGACAAACAAAAAGACTTCCATCTTCATATGTATATTCTAAAATTGCATGTAGGGCAATTAGGAAAATCAGCCATCCATTCACTTCCTCCATTCGATAATGTCCATTTTAATCTATAAATCGTTTACCTACAACCGGTAGGGGCGTTCCTTCTAATTCGGTTTCTTCTGCGATTCCCCCCCT
Coding sequences within:
- a CDS encoding TIGR03943 family protein, which translates into the protein MKAFFIQKLEGLLLLGLGLMIFKLYVSGHLTKLIAPKMVPYALAALLAFFVVSLLRLKKQKQVRNHCDCHSHGESSSSVLVLKYSLFFIPILLGFILTDFTLSGEVLAKRGMAQQQTQKKSSNDAGKHVNQEKITVTDENYFEVLDDLLNNLDTIEGKEIELSGFVYRENSFTKKQVAISRLAMSCCVVDATLYGYMVNGHVSGMKTNDWYTITGTLKKGSYKGESVPVINLKDAEKIKAPKEVYLYENVQIIQ
- a CDS encoding permease, producing the protein MLLKRYTGNFLLVILLFLMLAFFFLGDVFIPKAIDFSGYPLLHSVLVVFLGLFLESIPFLFLGAIASSFIQLFISEEIIQRMIPKSALLAIFAAIAAALVIPVCECAIIPVVRRLIQKGVPVHAGVVLLVTAPILNVIVFGSTYYAFQNDPSILYGRIILCVLTAFIVGSFIYIFSRKDVVKEEKPQAAHEHVHDFPPSKWTSFIEHTSQEFFMVGRYFIMGALFASVFQVLMDRTILAGIGQAPIKGTALMMGIAFVLSLCSSADAFVAASFSHSFLPGSILGFLVFGPMLDLKNVLIMMSCFKRSFVFTYVLLVFAVVFSLCLIAGAWISKGGL
- a CDS encoding DinB family protein, which codes for MNFIEYDLLFESRNQLIGEISDLDEKALHHRPAPGVWSIAQICHHLYLTEQVFTDVIANGIRERDFTNIIQKNIYLVSDRTKKFASPASLSPSSNPFQLTNIMDLLAESRDRLFQVLYEMDEDTSLSKKKAKHPLFGDLSLDQWIELLSLHEQRHTKQIQEIKHSLL
- the guaC gene encoding GMP reductase produces the protein MENVFDYEDIQLIPAKCVVNSRSECDTSVTLGKHTFKLPVVPANMQTIIDEKIATYLAENGYFYVMHRFEPEKRVTFIQDMHARELIASISVGVKDEEYGFIEQLAADNIVPEFITIDIAHGHSNAVIKMIQHIKKHLPESFVIAGNVGTPEAVRELEHAGADATKVGIGPGKVCITKIKTGFGTGGWQLAALRWCAKAASKPIIADGGIRTNGDIAKSVRFGASMVMIGSLFAGHEESPGETIEKDGKAFKEYFGSASEFQKGEKKNVEGKKMFVEHKGSLEDTLKEMEQDLQSSISYAGGNKLEAIRNVDYVVVKNSIFNGDKVY